A region from the Arachis ipaensis cultivar K30076 chromosome B01, Araip1.1, whole genome shotgun sequence genome encodes:
- the LOC107648237 gene encoding uncharacterized protein LOC107648237 has translation MGDFNEIVQVEERRGTDSLSLSAEDFKNWIHDMGVVDLPITDHKFTWFRGRSCSSIDRVLVSLEWLEKFPETRLRGGPRGLSDHCPIIVKDKRQRDGPRPFRSLDSWFTHDGFLRMVKEEWRGLGNTQFTDKLKALSVALGRWHKDYFGDMDKKIMKFEEEIKKTDDMVGEGVYDGTIEARRKALVVCCEKWYVRKELHWKQMLRYRHAKDIDKNTRYFHNLAFARRRNNRIDALLINGSLIRNQGRIKIAIRDFYKNLYHQEESPLVGFRDGLVEMIGEEDALVLEVQPTPEEVREVVWDCESSKDPRSDGYNMNFIKRCWAKIGGELTTAVLDFFPHFQVTSGC, from the coding sequence ATGGGGGACTTTAATGAGATTGTACAAGTGGAAGAAAGACGCGGCACTGATAGTTTATCCTTGTCAGCTGAAGACTTCAAGAATTGGATACATGACATGGGGGTGGTAGACTTGCCGATTACTGACCACAAGTTTACATGGTTCAGAGGTCGATCCTGCAGCTCTATCGATAGGGTTCTAGTTAGCCTGGAATGGCTTGAGAAGTTTCCAGAGACTCGGTTACGAGGTGGTCCAAGGGGCTTGTCTGATCACTGTCCTATTATAGTGAAAGATAAGAGGCAGAGAGATGGGCCGAGGCCGTTCCGAAGTCTTGACTCGTGGTTTACACATGACGGTTTCCTCAGGATGGTCAAGGAGGAATGGAGAGGACTAGGTAACACGCAATTCACAGATAAATTGAAAGCCTTGTCAGTAGCCCTGGGAAGATGGCATAAAGATTATTTTGGTGATATGGACAAGAAAATCatgaagtttgaggaagagattaaGAAGACTGATGACATGGTGGGTGAGGGTGTTTATGATGGAACAATAGAGGCAAGAAGAAAGGCACTTGTGGTTTGCTGTGAGAAATGGTATGTAAGAAAGGAactacattggaagcagatgttgCGCTATAGACATGCGAAGGACATTGATAAGAACACGAGGTACTTCCACAACTTAGCTTTTGCGAGAAGGAGAAACAATAGGATTGATGCGCTGCTGATTAATGGAAGTTTGATAAGGAATCAAGGTAGAATTAAGATTGCGATTAGGGACTTTTATAAGAACTTGTATCATCAGGAAGAGTCTCCTTTGGTGGGGTTCAGGGACGGTCTGGTGGAAATGATTGGTGAAGAGGATGCTTTGGTTTTGGAGGTACAACCGACTCCTGAGGAGGTTAGAGAAGTAGTGTGGGATTGCGAATCATCCAAGGATCCAAGAAGTGATGggtacaacatgaacttcataaagaGGTGTTGGGCCAAAATTGGCGGTGAACTTACAACAGCAGTGTTGGATTTTTTTCCTCACTTCCAAGTTACTAGCGGATGCTAA